In one Apostichopus japonicus isolate 1M-3 chromosome 18, ASM3797524v1, whole genome shotgun sequence genomic region, the following are encoded:
- the LOC139959120 gene encoding proline-rich transmembrane protein 1-like, whose protein sequence is MQNQNANEVKVPVHDNPVPYQDVPPQYAPQGSFPAQQVMIRQPPLTDPPRDYFVEALLVTICCFWPTGIVAIIKASEVQQAAGRGDRDIAERSSVSARKFVCLSLWLGVACLALVLLLCALYVVFLINLISEE, encoded by the exons ATGCAGAACCAGAACG CCAACGAAGTAAAGGTTCCAGTTCATGATAATCCAGTTCCCTATCAGGATGTACCTCCCCAGTATGCACCTCAG gGGTCCTTTCCTGCTCAACAGGTGATGATCCGACAACCACCATTGACAGATCCGCCAAGGGATTATTTCGTTGAGGCACTCTTGGTGACAATTTGCTGTTTCTGGCCGACTGGCATCGTTGCTATCATCAAGGCATCGGAA GTTCAACAGGCTGCTGGGCGTGGAGATAGAGACATAGCTGAGAGGAGCTCCGTCTCAGCTCGCAAGTTTGTGTGCCTGAGCCTGTGGCTAGGAGTGGCTTGCCTAGCGTTGGTGTTGCTTCTCTGTGCACTCTACGTGGTATTCCTCATTAATCTGATCAGTGAGGAGTAG